From bacterium, the proteins below share one genomic window:
- a CDS encoding aldehyde dehydrogenase family protein, giving the protein MKGKTGFFVGQGLKQTDKTFEVRNPFDDNLVAEVSMPLKGDVEEALDKSSKAFDKTKIMPAYRRSEILEKAANGIKQHRQDLALTICLESGKPMKYAKSEVDRAVTTITLSAEEAGRISGEALEMGAVPPGAGRFGVVKRFPIGPALGITPFNFPLNLVCHKLGPAIASGNTITVKPSRSTPLTAIKLAEIFHEAGAEPGSVNVLPTDTNNTKFMIDDPRTKIVTFTGSPDVGWQIRKRAYKKRVLLELGGNAGVIVEPDCDVDYAVKRIIMGGFAFSGQVCIAVQRVYIHEKIFEQVTERLIKDAEALVIGDPRDENTDIGPMIYEDTAKRVETWVNDAEKRGAKILTGGSRDKKIYVPTILTRVPKDSPVMRKEIFGPVIAVEPYKNFKQAVQMVDDSVYGLQAGVFTKDINRILHAFNNIEAGGIIVNDVPTYRVDSMPYGGVKESGFSREGVKYAIEEMTEMRLLVIREGRL; this is encoded by the coding sequence TTGAAAGGCAAAACAGGTTTTTTTGTAGGGCAGGGGCTTAAACAGACAGATAAAACTTTTGAAGTAAGGAATCCATTTGATGACAACCTGGTAGCAGAGGTATCAATGCCCTTAAAAGGAGATGTGGAAGAGGCTCTTGATAAATCCTCCAAAGCATTTGATAAAACAAAAATTATGCCTGCATACAGAAGAAGTGAAATACTTGAGAAAGCTGCTAATGGCATCAAACAGCACAGGCAAGACCTTGCTTTAACAATTTGTCTTGAATCAGGTAAACCCATGAAGTATGCAAAGTCTGAAGTTGACAGAGCTGTTACAACAATTACTCTTTCGGCAGAAGAAGCAGGTAGAATCTCCGGTGAAGCTTTGGAGATGGGCGCTGTTCCACCTGGAGCCGGCAGATTCGGCGTTGTGAAAAGATTTCCAATAGGGCCCGCCCTGGGAATAACACCTTTTAACTTTCCTCTTAATCTGGTTTGCCACAAATTGGGGCCTGCAATAGCTTCTGGTAATACGATTACAGTAAAGCCTTCACGTTCAACCCCTTTAACAGCCATTAAATTAGCAGAGATATTTCATGAAGCAGGAGCAGAACCCGGATCTGTTAATGTGCTTCCCACTGATACAAATAACACAAAGTTTATGATTGATGATCCGAGGACAAAGATTGTAACTTTTACAGGAAGCCCTGATGTCGGCTGGCAGATCAGGAAACGTGCCTATAAAAAAAGAGTTCTTCTTGAACTGGGAGGTAATGCCGGAGTTATTGTGGAGCCCGATTGTGATGTTGATTATGCAGTCAAGCGAATAATAATGGGCGGTTTTGCTTTTTCAGGCCAGGTCTGCATTGCAGTGCAGAGAGTTTATATCCATGAAAAGATTTTTGAACAGGTTACAGAAAGGCTTATCAAAGATGCAGAAGCACTTGTTATAGGCGACCCGCGGGATGAGAATACAGATATAGGGCCGATGATCTATGAAGATACTGCAAAGCGTGTTGAAACCTGGGTTAATGATGCGGAAAAGCGGGGAGCGAAAATTCTGACAGGAGGGTCAAGAGATAAAAAGATTTATGTGCCCACAATTTTGACAAGAGTTCCAAAGGATTCTCCTGTTATGCGTAAAGAGATTTTCGGGCCTGTTATTGCAGTTGAGCCGTACAAGAATTTCAAACAAGCCGTTCAAATGGTTGATGATTCTGTGTACGGACTTCAGGCAGGAGTTTTTACAAAGGACATAAACAGGATCCTCCATGCATTTAACAATATTGAAGCAGGTGGGATAATTGTAAATGATGTGCCTACTTACAGAGTGGACAGTATGCCCTACGGAGGAGTAAAAGAGTCGGGATTCAGCAGAGAAGGTGTTAAATATGCTATTGAAGAGATGACAGAGATGAGGCTTTTAGTTATTCGTGAGGGCAGGTTATAA
- a CDS encoding PatB family C-S lyase: MFDFDTPVERKISSSLKWEKYRGEDVIPMWVADMDFVSPPAIIKAIKDRADHGVFGYTLAPQSLTEATIGMIENEFSWKIRPEWLVWLPGLVTGINVSCRATGLKGDSVLVNTPAYPPFLSAPSLSGRELVTAPLIQGQKWEIDFEALESFVRKDTSLFILCNPHNPTGRVFTEQELLNYASFCEKHDLIICSDEIHNGLVLDEDKHHIPIASLSPEAAARTITLMAPSKTYNIPGLGISFAIISNPDLREKFVKTMEGIVPHVNIMGYAAAEAAFKEGASWHSDLLCYLRKNRELVESYVENTTGLLISHSEATYLAWIDARGLPVKDHAAFFEENGVGLSDGREFGAPGFVRLNFGCPRPVLFEGLARIKKAAEKVNS, from the coding sequence ATGTTTGATTTTGATACACCGGTTGAAAGAAAAATTTCTTCCAGCCTGAAATGGGAAAAGTACAGGGGAGAAGATGTTATACCCATGTGGGTGGCAGATATGGATTTTGTCTCTCCTCCGGCAATTATTAAAGCAATCAAGGATAGAGCGGACCACGGGGTTTTCGGATATACTCTTGCTCCTCAAAGTCTTACAGAAGCAACAATAGGAATGATAGAGAATGAATTTTCCTGGAAAATCAGACCTGAGTGGCTTGTGTGGCTGCCCGGCCTTGTTACAGGGATCAACGTTTCGTGCAGGGCAACGGGCCTTAAAGGGGATTCTGTACTAGTAAATACACCTGCATATCCTCCCTTTCTTTCAGCACCGTCTTTGTCAGGCAGAGAGCTTGTTACTGCGCCGTTAATTCAAGGGCAGAAATGGGAAATTGATTTTGAAGCGCTTGAGAGTTTCGTGCGTAAAGATACATCTCTCTTTATTTTATGCAACCCTCACAACCCGACAGGAAGAGTTTTTACAGAACAGGAACTTTTAAATTATGCGTCATTCTGCGAAAAACATGACTTGATTATATGCTCGGATGAAATTCACAACGGGCTTGTACTTGATGAGGATAAACACCATATTCCGATTGCATCCCTGTCTCCTGAAGCAGCGGCAAGGACCATAACACTAATGGCGCCCAGTAAAACTTACAATATTCCGGGCCTGGGAATTTCTTTTGCAATAATCAGTAATCCTGACCTCAGAGAAAAATTCGTCAAAACCATGGAGGGTATTGTCCCTCATGTAAATATTATGGGATATGCAGCTGCGGAAGCTGCATTTAAAGAGGGGGCATCATGGCATTCGGACCTGCTTTGTTATCTGCGGAAAAACAGGGAGCTTGTAGAATCGTATGTTGAAAACACTACAGGCCTTTTAATCTCACACTCAGAAGCAACATATCTTGCATGGATTGATGCGAGAGGCCTTCCTGTTAAAGATCATGCGGCATTTTTTGAGGAGAATGGAGTGGGGCTTTCTGACGGCAGAGAGTTTGGGGCTCCCGGTTTTGTAAGATTAAATTTCGGATGCCCACGGCCTGTTCTGTTTGAGGGCCTGGCCAGGATTAAGAAGGCTGCTGAAAAAGTAAATTCATAA
- a CDS encoding TonB-dependent receptor, translating to MKLKNLYIFTILLSINLSGVYGNTNILKSSVTGQVIDSKTKQPLPFANIIIKNTTMGAAADENGYFKIRGIMPGKVRLVATMMGYKRAKKMLSLKPGQRTVINFMLDPAVLEMGAIVVTGTSTPHILEDVPVRTEVIPRRVIERKQANNLAEALSFQTGVRVENNCTNCNFTQVRILGMPGKYSQILIDGDPVISSLAGVYGLEHFPEEMVDQIEIVKGGGSALYGGGAIAGVINMITRRPMTNQIRIKYLQHNTGGKPDTHIGVIAEKACRSGKSGVYIFGSFRQRTPYDFNGDGFSELGELTNESIGFKWFYKPLNNSELITSFHHIHEERRGGNKFDLPVHEADIAEWIEHWRSGGTIRWAHRIGPLFDYRAYYSFSLENRKSYYGGLDGDAPEERLAALAFYGKADNPLHITGFQANYHISNHLITFGSQYFHNKLTDKTSAQTAYHVNAIYTNTGIFLQDDMNFGKHDEFEIVYGVRFDKHSQLTKYVTSPRVNGRIKVTKDLKFRAAYTTGFKPPQIFDEDLHLCGIEGDQRIIRNSPQLKAENSYSIISGFDFSRRFTNCSVMLSFSGFFTRLDNSFSQKFVKKQGNTELWERINTDGAKVKGVELDFAISPMSTMEIRGGLTYKKSRYDSVNEDFNTKDYMRTPDLSGNLKFNFLIGKNSDIFIAGNYTGKAYMPHEKAVDGQDDPELVLEKSTDFLQVDIGCSFNLRSNSRRSTKLNFGIKNMTNAYQRDLDMGADRDPAYTYGPIRPRTFYAGTEIIF from the coding sequence TTATATTTTTACTATTCTTTTGTCAATTAATTTGTCTGGAGTATACGGAAACACAAACATTCTAAAATCTTCTGTAACCGGCCAGGTAATAGACTCAAAGACAAAACAGCCCCTGCCGTTTGCCAATATCATTATTAAAAATACAACTATGGGTGCTGCTGCTGATGAAAACGGCTATTTTAAAATACGCGGAATTATGCCTGGAAAAGTCAGGTTAGTTGCTACCATGATGGGATATAAAAGGGCAAAAAAAATGCTGTCTTTAAAGCCTGGACAAAGAACTGTGATTAATTTTATGCTGGATCCGGCTGTTCTTGAAATGGGTGCTATTGTTGTTACAGGCACATCAACTCCCCATATTTTAGAGGATGTGCCAGTGCGCACCGAGGTTATACCGCGCAGGGTAATTGAGCGTAAACAGGCGAACAACCTTGCGGAAGCTCTAAGTTTTCAAACAGGGGTGCGTGTTGAAAATAATTGTACAAATTGCAATTTTACCCAGGTACGAATACTAGGAATGCCGGGTAAATATTCTCAGATTCTAATTGATGGCGATCCTGTTATAAGCAGTCTTGCAGGTGTGTACGGGCTGGAGCACTTTCCCGAAGAGATGGTGGACCAAATTGAGATTGTCAAAGGCGGAGGTTCCGCTTTGTACGGAGGAGGTGCAATTGCGGGCGTTATCAATATGATAACACGCAGGCCTATGACCAATCAAATCAGAATTAAATATCTTCAGCATAATACAGGCGGCAAACCTGACACACACATCGGAGTAATAGCAGAAAAAGCTTGCAGATCAGGGAAATCAGGAGTGTACATATTCGGTTCTTTCAGACAACGTACGCCTTATGATTTTAATGGAGACGGATTCAGTGAGTTAGGTGAATTAACAAATGAATCCATTGGTTTTAAATGGTTCTACAAGCCTCTTAACAATTCTGAACTTATTACATCTTTTCACCACATACACGAAGAAAGAAGAGGCGGCAATAAATTCGATCTTCCTGTTCACGAAGCCGACATTGCAGAATGGATTGAACACTGGCGTTCAGGAGGCACAATAAGATGGGCACATAGAATAGGCCCTCTATTTGATTACAGGGCATACTATTCATTCTCTCTTGAAAACAGAAAATCTTACTACGGCGGCCTTGACGGAGATGCTCCTGAAGAACGCCTTGCAGCGCTTGCTTTTTACGGTAAAGCCGATAATCCGTTGCACATTACAGGATTTCAGGCAAACTACCACATAAGCAATCACCTCATTACCTTTGGCAGCCAGTACTTTCATAACAAACTTACTGACAAAACATCAGCACAGACAGCATATCATGTAAATGCAATCTATACGAACACAGGAATATTTTTGCAGGATGATATGAATTTTGGAAAGCATGATGAATTTGAGATAGTTTACGGTGTTAGATTCGATAAACATTCACAATTGACTAAATATGTAACAAGCCCTCGCGTAAACGGCAGAATCAAGGTAACAAAAGATCTGAAATTCCGTGCTGCTTACACAACTGGTTTTAAACCCCCGCAAATATTCGATGAAGATCTGCATTTATGCGGCATTGAGGGAGACCAGCGCATAATTAGAAATTCTCCTCAATTAAAAGCTGAAAACAGCTATTCAATAATTTCCGGATTCGACTTCTCCAGACGTTTTACAAACTGTTCTGTAATGCTTTCCTTTTCCGGCTTTTTTACACGTCTTGACAATTCATTTTCACAAAAATTTGTGAAAAAACAGGGTAATACTGAACTGTGGGAAAGAATAAATACGGACGGAGCAAAGGTTAAAGGTGTCGAACTTGATTTTGCAATTAGTCCCATGTCTACAATGGAAATAAGAGGGGGCCTCACATATAAAAAGAGCAGGTACGATTCTGTCAATGAAGATTTTAACACAAAAGATTATATGCGAACTCCTGATTTGTCAGGAAATCTTAAATTCAATTTTTTAATAGGTAAAAATTCAGATATATTTATTGCTGGAAATTACACAGGCAAAGCATACATGCCCCATGAAAAAGCTGTGGACGGCCAGGATGATCCTGAACTTGTTCTGGAAAAAAGTACAGACTTTTTACAAGTCGATATAGGCTGCAGTTTTAATCTGCGATCAAACAGCAGACGCTCAACAAAATTGAATTTTGGTATAAAAAATATGACAAACGCTTATCAGAGAGATCTTGACATGGGTGCAGACAGAGATCCTGCGTACACTTACGGCCCAATTCGTCCCAGGACTTTTTACGCAGGGACAGAAATTATTTTCTAA